From Pelosinus fermentans DSM 17108, the proteins below share one genomic window:
- a CDS encoding HsmA family protein, with translation MSYGILFINGAFVLYTVGVWSEKIQGRLKRGHLILFWLGIVCDVLGTSAMGEIAKGHVASIIPITSGFHSLTGIIALLLMLLHTCWATVIIATHKESWIQKFHRYSLIVWLIWLLPFISGAMVHFL, from the coding sequence ATGTCATATGGGATATTATTCATAAACGGTGCCTTTGTATTATATACAGTTGGAGTTTGGAGTGAGAAGATACAAGGCAGATTAAAACGAGGACATTTAATCCTTTTCTGGTTAGGAATTGTATGTGATGTTCTAGGAACATCAGCCATGGGAGAAATCGCTAAAGGACATGTTGCTAGTATCATACCCATAACCAGCGGTTTTCACAGTTTAACCGGTATTATAGCTCTGCTGTTAATGCTATTGCATACATGCTGGGCAACGGTCATTATCGCAACTCATAAAGAAAGCTGGATTCAAAAGTTTCATCGATATAGCTTAATCGTCTGGTTGATTTGGCTGCTGCCTTTTATTAGTGGAGCAATGGTCCATTTTCTATAA